The following DNA comes from Anopheles coustani chromosome 2, idAnoCousDA_361_x.2, whole genome shotgun sequence.
GATGGGAAAACCCTTCGTCCTGCGATGGACAGGGTTCAAGGCGCGTAGGGTAAGCATTCGGTTAAGGAAGTTTCCCTTTCCGTAAACCATAGAACGACGCTCTCTATCTTCTTCTGGTTGTGTTGAGCACAACAACGGTGGACGTAGCAGAAGAAACGATAAGAATGCGACAACGACGAACAGCGCAAACCGTAATCATAACACTTTTCTTTCGATTCGAGTCATTAGTGTTTAGGTTCATATTACTTCTTAGCTGGCTAGGGCATTTAATATCACTTGAtagaaatatataaatatatatatatatatttgtatTTTCATACTAACTTTACCGGATAGTCATCGCTTTGCTCTTCTAGTGCTTAGGAGAagagtttcttttgtttcatttaatttttttgtgtttgttttagtttcatcCATTTGGACCGGGCGGTTGTTCGGGTGGCGACGGTTCCTTTCCCGGTCCGATGACTGTTTGGGGGGCCATCTGCACACTTGCGCCGCCCGCTTCCGTAGCTAGAAAACCATTTCTATTGCACCGTAAGACTCATTGGTAACGCGCGGTATCGCACACGCGGCTGGCGTATgatgttaaattaaaaacaaagtaaCTAGTATTAAGTTAGTCGACGTAAGGCTCGTAAGAGGACCACCGCTCACGGGTAGTTCTCTTATTCGTAATTTCGACAACTGTAAAAAGTGACCCATGTAAACAACGAAATACGGCTGAGTGTGTACAATTTGACTGAATATAAGTGAAAAAGTTTAATTGTCCGTGTTTTATTTCTCGATTTCATTTCAACCATATCACAAAATAgatcaatcgttcaccaaggaatttaaaacccataaaataaaagtatatgAAGGCATTTACTGCAAGCGAGTAGAGCTTTAAATGTCCCTCCctttaaatttgtttcccTCTTTGCAAAAGAAGCTGCACTTTCTAATAGTGGAAtacatttttgtaaatttagtttacTGTAATAACTCTAATTAAGCAAACTTTAACATACGCCAATTTTTGGATTCAttctaaaaaatatttaatataaaatatgtTGGAGCTCAagactttaaaataaaaaagtttatgcttcttcttcttggcgtaacgacctcttggtcatgcctgcccgttaagggcttacgagacttgtttccctgttgtacgtggatagtcagtcctctcgtacaggggagagtCCGGTCTCGGATGGGATTGCTCGGTTgggagccccggcgctcatgggccgattttctaaccggcgctaccgctcggctgttggAGCTCAagactttaaaataaaaaagtgtatGCAAGATGTTATGAATATTGATTGATTGCAGAAAAAATAATGTCTACATGGTTCTGTTTAATTGAAAGATTCTGTTTTATTGCGTAAGTACGTGTCGATATGTATAGTAACATTCAGAATTAGATTGCGACATTCAATTATTGATCGAATTCTACGCCAACACTGTCgttttaaaatcaataaattttatcaaaagtaCCTTCCAAactttaattatgttttaatcatATAAAAACTGACACGGTAGGAATCTGTCGAACTATTTTTCAGCCACAAGTTTTCTGTAACATCTTTTTAATATATGATGATGTTACTTAAAAATGTCCAATTTTCAACAGAATTTGCTTAAAAGGTTGTTCTTAAAAAATGCATTTAGATTGTATTTATTCATTACTAGCTACACCACTGCCATTGTATACTAAACTAGAACCTATGCAATAAATTAGACTGCCTTAAAACTTACAGCTTGTTTACCATGGTCTCGTGTTTCCAGAACTGCCACTAGAACCACCCATGCTGAAGGATTGCGTAGTGGTGTTCATCGAACGCACAACCTTTTTCGTTTGTTCGACGCGCGCTAGGAAATCCATGGCGTGCGGTAACAACGGTTGAATTGTGTGCAGTTCCAGGACGGTGACGTTTTCTAGATTGACCGTATGCGAGCCCTCGCTCTTGATGAAATTCTCCACCGTCGTGCGCAGTTTGGCACACCGCACATCGTAGATATCCTTGATAAGTGTTTTAATAACGTCGGACGAAGGAACATCTTCCGGTGCCGTGCTGAGAATCAGCTTTGCCTCCACCATGTAGTTGTCGCTGGGCATTTTGGTAAATGTGCTAAAAGGAACCAAACGTTACTTCACAACCGAGATCTGAACTAATTTTGAATAATACCTGATTCGTTTTTCTGTTTCCTTGATATCTTCAAGTAGATCGATCTCCATCCAATCCGGTGTAACAATGCGACACTTTTGCTGCTGTCGAAGGTGTATTGCTAACCACAGGGGGACATACAGCGGTATGCCTCCACGGAATGGTTCAATGGTGCCCGAAATGAGGTAGATGGAATCATGATTAAAATTTGGAATTACACCAATAGGCGAGTTTTCACCAATAAATTCAAGCTCGGCCGGTTCCATGTGcagatttggttttgttttgtgtgtaaaCTGACTGCATTCCAAAATTGCGCGCTTTTTTTGACAGCAAACCAGGGACCAAGATGTAGACTGTAAGTAACACGATGAATTTCGAAAAATATATTACTTCAAATATGAGCCATATGAGGTGTACAGTTATTATCATTGTACATGttttatctaaaaaaaaatgaaaaactacggcttttgaattttattgatGTATTCCTCAACTAAACGTGTTTTCCGTACTGTCTATAAATACCTTATGTTATGCAATCTGTCAAATTAACAACTGACATTCGGCATAggaaatattttcttcaaaaccaaaataaataaacagtgGTCACCTTCGAGCGCCACTTGTTGTGTTCTACCGATTGTAGCGTAATTTAGTAGTTTTTGTCGTAATAACCTCCGTAGGTAGGTATGTCTGAAGCAAAGGAATTACAAAACGATGAACGCGAGGCACTGGTGTCCATATACGAGGGCGACAGCGCGTTCAAACAAGTGAACTCAGAAACGTATCAATATAAGGTATTCAATGCAATTCAACAACGTGTAGAATTCTCGCCATTCGACTCCAGTTTACgcgatttgtttcgtttcagtACGGAGAAGAAGGCAATAAGTCGTTTCTGCTAGAAATTTGTTGGACAGAGAACTATCCCAATGAACTACCCACCTTTAATCTAGACACGTTTTACAACCGGAATCTGTGAGTGGAGATCCTTTACCCCTAGTGAGTACTTTCTAAAGCTCTATTTTTATCCCTTCAGCTCACGTACCGGTAAGGATAGCATCCTGTCGATCCTTCGCGAGGAAGCCGAGCAATGGATTGGCTGTGGAATGACGTACACTTTGTTCGAGTGCCTCAAGGATAAGCTGGAAGATTTGTTGACGGACGAAAATTGTAATGCCGGCGAAGGGCAGCAAGTGGTCATCGGTACGGTGGATGCTCGGCTGGAAGCTGAACAATCAAACAGTGATTCCGATGACGAAGATGGAAATGATgcaaagggaaacaaaaaagacgCAAAGCGCGAACAGCTGACCAAGGCGCAGAAACGGAAACAGTGGGATCGCGTGGATAGCAAAGGAAATCGACAGCGGGGCTGGAACTGGGTGGATATCGTCAAACATCTTTCGCAAACCGGAGGAAAACCGGAGTAGTAAAGTTGTGAAAATGACGCGAAAAAGATAGGAAAATAAACTATCAATAATACTGTGAATATATACTGTAAAAATATCGGATAGCGATGAATGAGAAAGAACGCGCGTTTGTCGAAAGTggaaatagttttgttttttgctttattatcTTCTATATTCTACAATTCTTCGAGCATACGTGCGATAATTGATCTACTTTTGCGACTTGAAAACCCGTTCGAGATAAAAACCATCTAGACCGCTGGCGAATTCTACCTTTAAGGAAAACCCGAACAAATGTCTAAACGAACTATAGCGTGCGTGAATGTGTGACAAAACCGATATCGTTTTCTTCGCTATTGCCCTTGCAATGGCTTTTCCCGAGCTACCTtaagaaaatgtaaatatcAAATTGAAATAGAGTGTTCTTGTGCTAACTTTATCACAGCAGTGAAGCATACATTTTGCGTAGACGGTTTAGGTGTGTTTGTCGTTCCTGCTGATTACCTCGTCGAGCGGTTGTAATGATAATATCGCTTAAAACTGGTGCTAAAAAAGACTATCGTTTAAAAACCGTGCCGGTTCACTATCATTCTTTGGGATCGGAAAGCGTTGCTGAAGAAGCAATTTGCTCTTTCGaaagcgattttttttttctaataacTCTTGGGAATGAATATATATTTTCCGTGATAGGAACTTATTAAAAAGCATTGGAAAGCCTTCTCAAAGCGAACTGTGGCGCCTCTTGTTCTCGTTCGTAAAGGTGAtttaaaaaacgatcaaaatcGTCGCACatggtcgtttttttttgtagggaGCCGTCACGTGTTCATTCGAAACGTACGTTAAAATTCTTCCCGCGCCTACTTCACTTGCTATGCGTTAGGAATATTccgttagaaaaataaaacagaaggcGCTATTagccttttttatttaaacgttCTCATCTATCTTTAGCTGATATGATAAAAATTCCCTACAACAGTTACTCACTTGTGACCGAGCCGGGGATAGGAAAGTAGTGTGTTTGCTACTATTGAATGCTCCACGTTCACTGGGAAAATCGAGTACCTAGTTGTCCACTACCTTGGAACCGAATTCTCTACTCAATCGTAACGAAGAACAGCACTACCAATTGCATTCTACCTATATGCTACCTACATACGTGGTGCTATTGCTTTGTATGCTGCGAGCAGTGTTATATCATTAGGTTCGATGCTAGTTCGGTGTGGCTAGTCGCAATCGCTGGTGTACTCTCTGAGTTTGGTCCTTACATGGTGCACGTGTGTCGATGGGACATTTTCCTATAGCTCTGACTAGAGCGCGCATTGTCGTTGTAATTTAACGTCATCGTTGCTGCCTGCCGTTATCTTAGTGTTAGGATGTATATTTAACTTGCTCCCTTCCGTGGAATGTTGCTCACTTTGACACTCACCGAGATGGTGGTAAATATTAAAGTGTTCAAGTGTATGAAATGCCAGCCCATGAAgggaacaataaaataaaacgccaATAGAAGACACAACACTACATCGGTCGGAACCTACCGGCCCTTCCTTGCACCGGAAGTGGGTAGCCCGAATGGTATCTTCGATGGCGCTCGGTGGTCTATATCCTCCAGTCTAGCCGGTACTCGTCCGTTTTGAGCAAATGCGCCTGCACGTTCCAACCCTCGCACTGGGCCAGGTTAAGGAACTCGTTCCATTTGTTCTGTATCTCCCAGTAGCGATCACGCAGTTGGTTTTTATCTTGCAGGTAGGAAGCAACGTAAAAGTACGATTTTATAATGTCCAGTGGTTTGACGGTAAAGTGTAGATACACGCCGACGTAGTGGCGCGTTTCGGCGATGAGAAACTTTTCCCGCGAATCGAAGCAAGCGATCAAGTTTTCCAAATCGTAGCAGTTGCGATAAAACTCCGTTAGTTCGCGCACCGAGCAGCCAATCTTTACCCGTGCCGTCAGTGTCACCGTTTGACCGACGGTGACCCGTTCCAGTTTGTTCACCTGTTCGGGGGAAAGCATCATGCCGCTCTTGAAATACTCTTCCAGCGCGATCAGGTACCGCGCTTCGTTGAACGTCCGCAGGCAGACCGCTTTGACGGCTTTGATGTTTGCGTAAATGTGCACGAGGGtgacgaagaaaaataaaccatacaGGATCCTAGACGAGGGTAGCAAAATTGAATGAATTCCGAATGGCCGAAAACTACACGTTCATTAAATGCCTTACTTCTGATTTTGAAGGTACGTTAGTAGGAACAACCCCACAAAGGAGGCTATCAAATTGACACATGTTTCCTGGGCGCTATCCTTCGATGAAACGTCGGCCAAATTTCCCCGGATAGCGTGGTGCTGCGTCAGGGCCGCTCGCGTCGCACCCCCTGCCACTCCGACAATCGCCTTCATCGTGGTCGTCGCACACAGGATGTACGTCGCCACCTTCGGGTAATACGGCAGCACGAACAGATCGATCGCCATGGCAACATCGTTTAAAATATCTGCCCGGATACGCCACTTTTTCGAATCGATATCCAGTTCCGAGCTATTTCGGTACACGAGCGCAAATGAGGTACAAAAATAGTATTACCATAGGGCTTTCCCCATACGTTTAGGTTGAGTGACACTGACAGCCTAATTGTTGGCGCCCTGGAAATAGCTCCAAGCCCAAATTTACCATCCCACCGGTGCACTTACCCTTTCCACCAGGCGAACAGGATTCTACCGAGATGACCCGATCCATCCTTGAGCACCCACGTAACGGTGGCCGACAGCGGAGTGGCTGTTTCGCTGCCAACTCCGACTCCTTTGAGAATGGCATGGGTTGTGAGGGTGCCTGTACAAAAGGATGCGC
Coding sequences within:
- the LOC131265722 gene encoding RWD domain-containing protein 4, yielding MSEAKELQNDEREALVSIYEGDSAFKQVNSETYQYKYGEEGNKSFLLEICWTENYPNELPTFNLDTFYNRNLSRTGKDSILSILREEAEQWIGCGMTYTLFECLKDKLEDLLTDENCNAGEGQQVVIGTVDARLEAEQSNSDSDDEDGNDAKGNKKDAKREQLTKAQKRKQWDRVDSKGNRQRGWNWVDIVKHLSQTGGKPE
- the LOC131265720 gene encoding RUS family member 1, with protein sequence MKIHFREQYCSNGEEILYVTPDHQDTVVRVTVKGERPSIRKRFSIRKFFQHLFLPVGYPDSVSSDYLSYQKWDTLQAFCSTISGTLTTHAILKGVGVGSETATPLSATVTWVLKDGSGHLGRILFAWWKGSELDIDSKKWRIRADILNDVAMAIDLFVLPYYPKVATYILCATTTMKAIVGVAGGATRAALTQHHAIRGNLADVSSKDSAQETCVNLIASFVGLFLLTYLQNQKILYGLFFFVTLVHIYANIKAVKAVCLRTFNEARYLIALEEYFKSGMMLSPEQVNKLERVTVGQTVTLTARVKIGCSVRELTEFYRNCYDLENLIACFDSREKFLIAETRHYVGVYLHFTVKPLDIIKSYFYVASYLQDKNQLRDRYWEIQNKWNEFLNLAQCEGWNVQAHLLKTDEYRLDWRI
- the LOC131265721 gene encoding probable DNA replication complex GINS protein PSF2; the protein is MEPAELEFIGENSPIGVIPNFNHDSIYLISGTIEPFRGGIPLYVPLWLAIHLRQQQKCRIVTPDWMEIDLLEDIKETEKRISTFTKMPSDNYMVEAKLILSTAPEDVPSSDVIKTLIKDIYDVRCAKLRTTVENFIKSEGSHTVNLENVTVLELHTIQPLLPHAMDFLARVEQTKKVVRSMNTTTQSFSMGGSSGSSGNTRPW